In Bradyrhizobium lablabi, one DNA window encodes the following:
- a CDS encoding plasmid stabilization protein, protein MPRGDKSSYTDKQKRQAEHIEEGYEHRGLGKKEAERRAWATVNEETGGGKKRGSGRGVRTSNVSSKRGGAIGGPRGGKASASRPAAARSRSAKKAAASRKRHAVKRSAARKTTRKTARKK, encoded by the coding sequence ATGCCGCGCGGTGACAAATCGAGCTATACCGACAAGCAGAAACGCCAGGCCGAACACATCGAGGAAGGTTACGAGCATCGCGGCCTCGGCAAGAAAGAGGCCGAACGTCGCGCCTGGGCGACGGTCAACGAGGAGACCGGCGGCGGCAAGAAGCGCGGCTCGGGCCGCGGTGTCCGTACCTCTAACGTGTCCTCGAAGCGCGGCGGGGCGATCGGCGGACCGCGCGGCGGCAAGGCCTCCGCGAGCCGGCCGGCGGCGGCCAGATCGCGCTCCGCCAAGAAAGCGGCCGCATCGCGTAAGCGACATGCCGTGAAGAGGTCGGCGGCGCGCAAGACCACTCGTAAGACGGCGCGGAAGAAATAG
- a CDS encoding DUF1801 domain-containing protein: MKKPAKKSTAKRAASKPRADFSDPAVDAVFNAYPAPLKAKLLALRRLIFDTAKATAGVGRLEETLKWGQPSYLTPESKSGSTIRIDQVKTAANQYAIYFHCQTDLVETFRELYPTEFSYEGNRCILLNAAEKLPEPALRHCVALALTYHLNKRKAARGK; the protein is encoded by the coding sequence GTGAAGAAGCCCGCCAAGAAGAGCACCGCAAAGCGCGCGGCAAGCAAGCCGCGCGCGGATTTTTCCGATCCCGCGGTGGATGCGGTGTTCAACGCCTATCCGGCGCCGCTGAAGGCAAAATTATTGGCTTTGCGGCGGCTGATCTTCGATACGGCTAAGGCCACCGCGGGCGTCGGCCGGCTCGAGGAAACCCTGAAATGGGGACAGCCGAGCTATCTCACGCCGGAGAGCAAAAGCGGCAGCACGATCCGGATCGACCAAGTGAAAACCGCCGCCAACCAATACGCGATCTATTTCCATTGCCAGACCGATCTGGTGGAAACGTTTCGCGAGCTGTATCCGACGGAGTTCAGCTATGAGGGCAACCGTTGCATCCTGTTGAACGCTGCGGAAAAGCTTCCCGAGCCGGCGCTGCGCCATTGCGTGGCGCTGGCGCTGACCTATCATCTGAACAAGCGCAAGGCGGCGCGCGGGAAATAA